The DNA sequence tgcccgttaagagggtcatgggtaatacataatgtatatttattgtagtgggccgccgaaggcggcccgccggtaaagagggtcgatcatggccatggcataaagtgaactttattgttggtattatgtttttgaaaatgtggtgaccccccctttcctaccagtgaaaaagcgatgacccccccccctttgcggattccaaaattatgatgacccccccctggattttgccggcccccccccccccggccgtaaaaactgaacggtcaaACTTTAGAGGGTACATATAATGCTTATCTATCACTAACAACTGCTTAAGACGTAATATAGTAATACACAACACTATTTTATTACACATGAAATACCAAATAGCTCTTAACGGCACAAATAATGTACCAGATACATCAAACATGATATTTGCCAGCACTGTGTATGAAGTAAAAGCACAAGTGTATTAAAGTTACAGATATTCTCCATGCTTCAGTATTTATTTAGAAATGTGGTAGGCATACACACCTCTGCATAATATCCCTCCCCTAAAAAGTCCTCAACAAAAAACAATACATATTTACAGGTCAGAGTACAGTATGTGAGTATTATTATAtgtaattaaaggtatacagtcacctgtaatctaaatatgcccatatatggtcaaaggggcgttcctaggtattcaaaatgcccatgtgagggcgctgtttttaaaaaccggccacccacttaaaatcatgattttttctttccatggtaactttgGCAGAATTGGAACATgggacagtatacctttaaggacaGTGTGCTCCGTATACTAGTCTTACTCGACAAACAGCTTCAGACAGCAGTTGTCACGGTCAGCAACTATTATTTTAATGGGTACTCCATCAATGACTGCCAGACCCGCAGGATACTTCAGGCCCTCTCTGATAACCATGGTTGCCAAGACATTACCATGAACGTCATATTTGATGATATTGTCATTATCACATGTATAGATAAATTCTTTGTGAAAAGTAATGCCTCTTTCACCCTTACTTAAACCAAGCTTTTGAGATGCTTTTCCAAATTTACATAAGTACTTGTTATGCTCATCAAACATCTGAATGTAGCCTTCTGAGGTATTAGCATTGACCACAAATACAATACCTGTATTGCTTATTGTTACAGAAGACATCAAAGTTAGAGAACCCTTCATTGAAAATGACTTGACATAGGACCCATCCTTTGTGAAGATTTTGATTCTCTCTGACCAACCTTTATCTGCTATGTACAGATCCCCACTAAGTGGATGGATGGCAATGTATGCAGGATTACTTAACTTTCCGTGACCAAAACAATCTTTCAAATTTCCTTCCATATCACTGACAACTACCTGATTATTGCCATTGTCTAAACTATAGTATAAGTTGTTTTCCTCTGAAACAGCCACATCTATTGGCTGGAATGGATTCTCGAAATGTGTATATTTTATAACTTTCTTACAGTTGCCATCTGTATCCAATACTTGCAATCTGTTATTCCTATAGTCGGCCGTCACTATGTCTCCATCCCTGTTAATACTAACACCTCTTGGATCAAAGAATTCCCCTTTCTGATTACCTTTTTTCCCCAGAACCTTTATAAAGCCTGTGATTACTGGAATTTCAATTGGTGTACCCTCTATGACCTCACCATTTATCATTGCAGTGATAGTGTATCCGCCAGCCATGCCAGCAGAAGTTGACAATCTGTATGTTCCATCTCTGGCATCACGGACTTTCATATTTTCTGATGATCCATCTGGTTTCTTTACGGTGCCTCTGATATCTCCATGCACcttgatttttttccctttggAATCTCTTGTTGTTACCAACAGGTGTATGACCTCTCCCTTTAGTACTTGCTTTGGTATGTTTTCCACTTTGCACTGAGAGATGTGTACATCGGACATCAGCTGCCCCAACTTCTGATGCACATCTTTCTCTGCAGGCTTGAAATGCACAATGTCAGCCTGAAAGGGACGCCCTAATTCAGAAGACAGTATTCTTTCAATTCGCTGAGTCATTTCTTGCTTTGTAGAGAGCAGCTGAGCAGCATTTCCGTGGGACATGAGCTTTTTCAAGTAACTTGTGGTGCTGCTTATTGTCTCAAGCTCCATTTCTATCTCACTGATTTTGGCGTCAACATTTTTTGCTTCGAAGTCATAGTGTTTCCGTAATCCAGCTCTAAGCTTCTCTTCATCATGTCTGACCTGCCGCTTGACAATTTCTGTCCTATTCTTCAACTGCTTGCCAGCTTCTTTGTTTCTCTCTTGGAGCAGAGAACGAGCCTGCGTTGAGGCTTTGTGTCTGGACTCAGCTTCATGATTTTTCAGTTCCACTTTGCTTAGCATTTTTGTCATCCTGGCCTGATACTCTTCTGCTGCAGTGTTCAaatctctgtgtacatgttgtGGTATGCGATGATTAACGATGGTGCAGTCGGTGCAGACAGGTACCTGGCAAGTGTCACAGTAGAATTTTACCACCTTATCAGGGTGCACTTCACAGTGAACTGCTTTGTTTGTCGTTTTTACCGTGCTGTTGGACTTCGGTGCTGATAGTTCGCCAATTGGTAGGATCTGATGTGATCTTGTTACTGCTATGTTTTTATGGATTTTTACGCATGGCTGACAGAGATATTGAGAGCATTCTACACACCTCATAAATGCATCTTTTTCTTGACAGCTATCACACTTTGCAGCAGGTTTCTGTTGTCCTTTCAACCGGGCCTGAAAATCTTCGATGAGACCAGCAATGAAAAAGTTGCTTGTCAGCGCCCGAACTCCGCCATGAGGGAGTGGACATGAAGCTTTACAAGTTGGGCAGTTTAAGACACCTTGATTCTCCACCAAAGTGAGAAGACACTGCTCACAAAATGTGTGCAGGCAGGGAAGGCTTTTCGGCTTCCTGTATCGTTCAAAGCAAATAACACAGGTAAGGAAATCCTCTCCGATCTGGTCTAGGACTTTCCCAACACTCGATGCTGCTGCCGCCGCATTATGCTGTTCAGTGACCTGGATAGTTTTTGTCAACAGGGGCGCGGCATCACACCTTTGATTTGTGAAAAGGCCCTCTAGGTGACGGGTGGCAACTCCGAGAAGAAGTTGTAATTGTTATGAAGTATCCTGATGACAGGAAACGGTCTTAGCTAAGTGAGCAGCATATTGGTCACATCAGAgtttgtttaaaaagaaaaacagcatTTGAAAACATGGCAATGATAATTGCAAGTTGTCAGGCCATCACTTTATGAGGGCCAATATGCTCCTGAAACTAATTTTGTAGTTAACAACGAGGTCAATAGTTTCTTTTTCACTTTAAATGGATCAACTGTAGAATGCCGTGTTCAACATTCATCATAAACTTCCAACTTTGACAGTAGCTGAGCTTTAAAAACACTGACAGTCGGGTGTTAGTATTTGAACTTGATGCTTTGAGATTATGTATTATTAGGCAAAGATTCGTTAAATCATCGTGCAACGTTCGTCTCACTTCTTATATACATTTGTGAGACTAAAGGTGTGATTACATTGTTCCAGTTCATAAGTACttcatacatgtatacttaGATGTTTTTCAATCAACCCGAcgagaaaattgaaagtgaatggaTGAACAAAGTTGATTGAACAAAGATTGACAGTGCCATCAGGTTCTgtaaaaaatgtgcaaaatattttcacaggAAATGGACATATATTTTCGACTGATGAGAAAAACAGCAGTGTGCCAAATATTGCTAAAAGTCTTCGACAGCTTTCACTGCCAAACTTTGTTAATGCCTTGTCGATTTCAGTGAATGAAGGTTGAATCTACTGGAAATAAATGATATTGTGCTGCAGAACCTGTGGGGTATGTCCCttgacaaaattaaacaatacatCGTTGAATTACTTGCAAATTGAAGTCTGAAGACAAATCCCTATCGAGGCAAATATCGTATGAATGAATCCGTTAATTATATCTGTTTACACTTTAATGTTACAACTAAAATGGAGTGGAGTATGTCTATGGGTCACAAAGTTGATATCGATACATATATTGTGTAACAACCTTTGAACTCTCGAGGTGGACATTAGTATGTAAATATACAATGCGGCCGTAACCccataatttgatatttgatggaTGGTACATGATAGCAGGTACGCGTTGAAAGCTTTATTTCTCTACCAAGTGATTTACGACAAACAACATCATGTAGTAATTGCATAAAAGTCCACACAATGAATAGTATATCTTGCCCTTAAATGACAGTTAACCACCGAATCGACCAAAACTGTCACAACAACTTTTGAACTCTCGAGCTTGTCATCAGTGTGGAAATACAATGCGGCCGTAACTCACCTCATGATTTGATTTCGGCCTGTCAGATGATAGATGGTACATGATAGCAGCTACGCGTTGAAAGCCTTATTTCTCAACCTAGTGTTTTATAGACAAACAACATTCGATGGCCCAGTGCAAGAAGGGCGTTTCCCCTATGCTTTAACTCAGGTGATACGCCCCTCTCTCACTGGGCCATCCATGTAGAAGTTGCTAAGAAAGGCACAATTTAGCCTATCTTACTCTTATAACGCAGTGGAGCAAACCAACATAACAACCAAAACTACTTATCCAAACAAATGTTTTACCTTCGTGTCCGGGCTTCGTGTTTGTCAAGTTTTTTCATGATGGTGATGTGTTATTTATCCAGCAGTTTTTATAAATGTGATTCCCGGTATAACCAGAGTTCCCCAGTCATATGACCAggatttattttgtaaactgatGCAATCCTACTTTGGAAAGGGTTCCCAAACCTAGGAAAATAACTTTAAAGAATGAGATACCAAAGCAGTTGCGGTGAGGGGAAGCAATGAGCAGTCAATCGTCTTATTCAACATTGCAGATTTCTCTCTAATATTTTAATCTCAGTCTTCCATGACGAGTCTTGACTACCCGGGTCGAACCAACTCTTAAACTCTGCCCATCAACGATCATTTATCTAATACGAAAGCCCCTCTTCCTCTCGTTTGGTGGCATCAGAACAGAGAATTGTCGAAAAAGGGAAGAAAATGTTAATTCTGTAATTTCATGGGAGCTACACATGCTTTGCAGTTAAGTAAACATTTCCTTTTTTGATCAACCATTTATCAAGATCCTGATTATGGCGGCCAATTTACATGATGAGGATGATCGATATGATATCTAGTTTTCACAACGTAACCATGTTTCACAGGTGCTTAGTGTCCAGGGTATCAGTTTTAACTCTTGCATTCTGGTATGAGAGTTAACTCTCTTAGTATGTATCAAAAATATTGGAGAAGTGTATGAATTTAGAGCCTATGTGTATGGCTAGCTTTAGTACTGTTCGTGGATAGATGAATTTAAATGCAGAAATGAATTCTCTTGTCAACAGTGACACTGCACATTTATGATGAGTTTACATGCTGAATATTTCGTATTGCACTATGATTCCGTTAAAAGACAATGAAATTTAGGACGACACACGTACAAAAAATCACTGCCAAAGTGTCCAATGTTAAACTCGTTTAGTCTTTAATGACATCATAACATGTATACATAATGCACAACTGCACAAGAAAAtgtttgtgaagcaaattcaTCGTCACATGTTTTGCAAAGTACTTGACAAATATCCTACTTTATAAACTGGAGCTTGTAGTGTAAAAGTAAGAATAAGTTGTACAGTTGCTTCAAAAGAAGTGACCTTATGGAGCCCCATATTTTGTACCGAGTTGTAAAACACATCAAAAAATGTCCTAGGTGAGCTTATATCTTTAGACATTTACATACTAACAT is a window from the Ptychodera flava strain L36383 chromosome 11, AS_Pfla_20210202, whole genome shotgun sequence genome containing:
- the LOC139144355 gene encoding tripartite motif-containing protein 2-like, translating into MRCDAAPLLTKTIQVTEQHNAAAAASSVGKVLDQIGEDFLTCVICFERYRKPKSLPCLHTFCEQCLLTLVENQGVLNCPTCKASCPLPHGGVRALTSNFFIAGLIEDFQARLKGQQKPAAKCDSCQEKDAFMRCVECSQYLCQPCVKIHKNIAVTRSHQILPIGELSAPKSNSTVKTTNKAVHCEVHPDKVVKFYCDTCQVPVCTDCTIVNHRIPQHVHRDLNTAAEEYQARMTKMLSKVELKNHEAESRHKASTQARSLLQERNKEAGKQLKNRTEIVKRQVRHDEEKLRAGLRKHYDFEAKNVDAKISEIEMELETISSTTSYLKKLMSHGNAAQLLSTKQEMTQRIERILSSELGRPFQADIVHFKPAEKDVHQKLGQLMSDVHISQCKVENIPKQVLKGEVIHLLVTTRDSKGKKIKVHGDIRGTVKKPDGSSENMKVRDARDGTYRLSTSAGMAGGYTITAMINGEVIEGTPIEIPVITGFIKVLGKKGNQKGEFFDPRGVSINRDGDIVTADYRNNRLQVLDTDGNCKKVIKYTHFENPFQPIDVAVSEENNLYYSLDNGNNQVVVSDMEGNLKDCFGHGKLSNPAYIAIHPLSGDLYIADKGWSERIKIFTKDGSYVKSFSMKGSLTLMSSVTISNTGIVFVVNANTSEGYIQMFDEHNKYLCKFGKASQKLGLSKGERGITFHKEFIYTCDNDNIIKYDVHGNVLATMVIREGLKYPAGLAVIDGVPIKIIVADRDNCCLKLFVE